The window CTGAAGAATTGTTAACAAAACTTCAAACATTAGGTGAATATAAGTTAGAAAGAGCTGAAAAAGTTGGAGCTACAATAGGGGAAGAATTAAAAACTTCAGCTATATATGCCTTAACAATAGGTGGACTACTTATAGTTTTATATATAACAATGAGATATGAATTTAAGTTTGCAATAGCAGGAATTTTGACACTATTGCATGATGTTACAGCAGCTTTAGGAGTGATTGCGTTATTGGGGTATGAAGTTGATACTCCATTTATAGCAGCAATTTTAACTATTTTAGGATACTCTATCAATGATACAATAATTATTTACGATAGAATAAGAGAAAGTTTAAGAAAAAAATCAGATATGACTTTCGGAGAAGTACTAAATAAAAGTTTAAATCAGGTTTTAGTAAGATCAATTAATACTTCAGTGACAACATTATTAGCGTTAGTTGCAATATTAATTTTTGGTGGAGATAGTTTAAGAACATTTACAACAACACTGTTAGTGGGAATTGGAGTGGGAACGTATTCATCAATATATATTTCAACACCGTTGGTATATTTATTTGAGAAAAAAAGAGATGATAAATATGAGCCAAAAAAAGATGATGATGATGATGATTCACATCCTGAAGAAAAAATTGTAGTATAAAAACAAAAAAGCCACCTGTAGAAGGTGGCTTAATCTACTTAATAAGATGTTGGAGGAAAAAATGAGAACGTGGGCAGAGATAGATCTAGATAATTTAGAATACAATATAAACAAAATAAAAGAACTATCTCATGACAGAGACATAATGGCAATAATAAAAGCAGATGCCTATGGAATGGGAGCAGTCACAATAGCAAAGGAACTTTCAAAGATGGGAGTAAAAATATTCGGAGTTTCATCTTTAGAAGAAGGGATTGAACTGAGGAATAATGGAATTACTAATGATATTCTAATCTTAGCAGGAACTTTTAATGAAGAGTTAGAAGATGCTGAAAGAAATAATCTTCAAGTTACTTTGACTGATCTTTCTCAAATAGATTATATTTATGAAAATAATCTTCTATTAAATGTACACATAAAAGTAGATACTGGAATGGGTAGAGTAGGATTTACTGTAGAAGAGGGAAAAAAGGCTATTGAGATGTGTAAAAATAAAAGTATCAATGTAGTTGGAGTTTATTCGCATCTATCAGTTTCAGATGAATCAGATGAAGAATCAGTAAGCTATACAAAAAAGCAATTAGAAAAGTTTAAATATTTTGAAAAGTTAGAAGAGATAAAATATATCCATATTCTTAATAGTGGAGGAATATTAAAGTTTTCTGAAATTCCTCAAAGTAATTTAGTTAGAGCTGGAATAGTTATGTATGGTGTTTATGGAGAGGGAGTAATAGAAAATTTAAAAAGAGTATTTACTTTAAAAAGTAGAATTCTTTTTTTAAAAGAACTAAAAGAGGATATAGATATATCTTATGGAAGAGTAGGTAAAGGATATAAAAATGAATTAATAGCAACTATAACTGTGGGATATGCTGACGGATTTAGAAGAGAGTTATCTAACAAAGGTACAGTAGAAATTCATGGAATACCTTGTAAAATAGTTGGTAAAGTTTGTATGGATATGTTAATGATAAAAATACCAGAAGAAATAAAAACAAAAGTAAAAATAGGTGATGAAGT of the Cetobacterium sp. NK01 genome contains:
- the alr gene encoding alanine racemase produces the protein MRTWAEIDLDNLEYNINKIKELSHDRDIMAIIKADAYGMGAVTIAKELSKMGVKIFGVSSLEEGIELRNNGITNDILILAGTFNEELEDAERNNLQVTLTDLSQIDYIYENNLLLNVHIKVDTGMGRVGFTVEEGKKAIEMCKNKSINVVGVYSHLSVSDESDEESVSYTKKQLEKFKYFEKLEEIKYIHILNSGGILKFSEIPQSNLVRAGIVMYGVYGEGVIENLKRVFTLKSRILFLKELKEDIDISYGRVGKGYKNELIATITVGYADGFRRELSNKGTVEIHGIPCKIVGKVCMDMLMIKIPEEIKTKVKIGDEVIVMGEDIFEKSKMVGSSIYELFTGLSRRVSRVYLKKGKPHIVNSLIGKL
- the secF gene encoding protein translocase subunit SecF translates to MYIEVIKHSKKWITLSTISFIIFLGMFFVKGLNYGIDFTGGSLIQLNYSKTITLSDINKELDSLAVDIPQLTSTARKVQVSQSDNNVIIRTAEMSDKQTEELLTKLQTLGEYKLERAEKVGATIGEELKTSAIYALTIGGLLIVLYITMRYEFKFAIAGILTLLHDVTAALGVIALLGYEVDTPFIAAILTILGYSINDTIIIYDRIRESLRKKSDMTFGEVLNKSLNQVLVRSINTSVTTLLALVAILIFGGDSLRTFTTTLLVGIGVGTYSSIYISTPLVYLFEKKRDDKYEPKKDDDDDDSHPEEKIVV